The proteins below are encoded in one region of Terriglobia bacterium:
- a CDS encoding efflux RND transporter periplasmic adaptor subunit has protein sequence MNCSSIQRYRPLLKLVFLAPFLAAALILSGCSKEAVQAERRMAVPVLVAKAQTRDVPVQVTGIGTVEAYSTVSVKSLVAGALDEVDFTEGQEVRKDALLFTIDPRPFQADLQRAEANLARDTAQKKQAEANVARDQANAQNAAIEKRRYEVLYQKGVIAKEVFDQYSTSADALDAAVRADQAAVENANEAIRADQAAIEEAKLNLEYCYIRSPLDGRTGAILVKRGNIVKVNDTTLVVINQVHPINVDFSVPERDLPVIRQYVAKGKVRVDANVPNSAGASEQGTLSFIDNSVNSTTGTILLKGIFENQAGRLWPGQFVNVTVTLTTQPNVVVVPSQAIQTGQAGQYVFVVKPDMTVESRPVIVGRITGDQSVIEKGLQPRETVVTDGQIRLVPGALVQVKTAL, from the coding sequence ATGAACTGTTCATCGATCCAGCGATACAGGCCGCTGTTGAAACTTGTTTTTCTGGCGCCCTTTCTGGCGGCGGCGCTCATTCTCTCCGGCTGCTCGAAGGAAGCGGTCCAGGCAGAGAGGAGGATGGCGGTGCCGGTGCTGGTCGCCAAGGCGCAGACCAGGGACGTGCCCGTGCAGGTGACCGGGATCGGAACCGTGGAAGCTTACTCCACAGTTTCGGTGAAATCGCTGGTTGCCGGGGCGCTTGACGAGGTCGATTTTACCGAAGGCCAGGAGGTAAGGAAGGATGCGCTCCTCTTCACGATCGACCCCAGGCCCTTCCAGGCTGATTTGCAGCGGGCCGAGGCCAACCTGGCGCGCGACACCGCGCAGAAGAAACAAGCCGAGGCGAATGTAGCCAGAGATCAGGCTAATGCGCAGAACGCGGCCATTGAAAAACGCCGCTACGAAGTGCTCTATCAGAAGGGAGTCATCGCCAAGGAAGTCTTTGACCAGTACAGCACCAGCGCGGATGCTCTCGATGCGGCCGTGCGCGCTGATCAAGCGGCTGTGGAAAACGCGAATGAGGCGATCCGGGCGGATCAGGCTGCGATAGAGGAGGCAAAGCTCAATCTCGAATACTGTTACATCCGCTCCCCGCTCGACGGCCGCACCGGGGCAATTCTTGTCAAAAGGGGCAATATCGTCAAGGTCAACGATACTACCCTGGTGGTCATCAACCAGGTGCATCCCATCAATGTGGACTTCTCTGTTCCCGAGCGCGATCTGCCGGTCATAAGGCAATATGTCGCAAAAGGGAAGGTCCGGGTGGACGCGAACGTTCCCAACAGCGCCGGTGCTTCGGAGCAGGGAACCTTGTCTTTTATCGACAACTCGGTCAACTCCACCACCGGAACAATTCTGTTGAAAGGGATTTTTGAGAACCAGGCCGGGCGCCTGTGGCCGGGGCAATTCGTGAACGTGACGGTTACGCTCACGACCCAGCCGAACGTCGTCGTAGTGCCCAGCCAGGCGATTCAGACCGGGCAGGCGGGACAATATGTTTTCGTGGTCAAGCCCGATATGACCGTGGAATCCCGTCCCGTGATCGTGGGGAGAATCACCGGGGACCAGAGTGTCATCGAGAAAGGACTCCAGCCGCGTGAGACGGTGGTGACCGACGGGCAGATCCGCTTAGTTCCTGGCGCCCTGGTTCAAGTTAAAACAGCTCTGTAA
- a CDS encoding TetR/AcrR family transcriptional regulator, producing MAFRQTSRISAEDRRGQIIRAAMGLFARRGFDGTTTRQISKRAGVNEAIIFRHFRTKEGLYWAVIEEKCRLARGNGNFRGRLSRNEDDRQTFAAIAEEILRRNHEDATVSRLLLYSALQRHGLSHRFFRTYVADRSEILAEHIQKRVDAGHFRRVDPLLAARSFLGMVVYHVLIEELFGKARSRRLGPRAVGKALAGIWLEGMLTRPASGLQRRNGPGRDAREQPFSGDDGI from the coding sequence ATGGCATTCAGGCAGACGTCACGAATTTCCGCTGAAGACCGGCGCGGGCAGATCATACGGGCAGCCATGGGACTGTTCGCGCGCCGGGGTTTCGACGGTACCACCACGCGTCAAATCTCGAAGCGCGCGGGGGTGAACGAAGCCATCATCTTCCGCCACTTCCGGACCAAGGAAGGCCTTTATTGGGCCGTGATCGAAGAGAAATGCCGCCTCGCCCGAGGAAATGGGAACTTCAGGGGCCGGCTCAGCCGGAACGAGGATGACCGCCAGACGTTTGCCGCAATTGCAGAGGAAATCCTCCGTCGCAACCATGAAGATGCCACCGTGAGCCGGCTGTTGCTCTACAGTGCCTTGCAGAGGCACGGGCTGTCCCATCGATTCTTCAGGACGTACGTCGCCGATCGTTCCGAAATACTCGCCGAGCACATCCAAAAGCGCGTGGATGCCGGGCACTTCCGGCGCGTCGATCCGCTCCTTGCGGCGCGCAGCTTCCTCGGCATGGTGGTCTATCACGTGCTGATCGAGGAGCTTTTCGGCAAGGCGCGCTCCAGGCGTCTCGGTCCGCGCGCAGTCGGCAAGGCGCTCGCCGGCATCTGGCTCGAAGGGATGCTGACCCGGCCCGCCTCGGGCTTGCAGCGGAGAAACGGACCAGGACGTGATGCCCGGGAACAGCCGTTTTCGGGAGACGATGGGATTTGA